The genomic interval CCAGGGTCAGAGTTCACCTCAGGCTGCGCTTTCTGACCGAAAAGGTCAAAGAACAAGCCATTGCTTTGAAGATTGCAAACCAGGAGTTGCAGCGATTAGCCCACTTAGATGGGTTAACTCAGCTCGCCAATCGCCGCCGGTTTGATGAATATTTTGAGCTGGAATGGCGCAGAAGTATGCGCTCTGATGCACCCCTGGCCCTGATTTTATGTGACATTGATTACTTTAAACAATACAACGATCTCTATGGTCACCAAGCGGGGGATACCTGCCTGAAACAAGTGGCAGCAACCGTTCAGGAGATGGTTAAACGCTCTGCGGATCTGGTTGCCCGGTATGGAGGTGAGGAATTTGCTGTGATTCTACCGAATACAGATTCTGCTGGTGCTTTTCATATTGCTGAAACGATTCGCCTCGGCGTACAACATTTGGCCATTCCCCATGCTCGTTCCAGCGTGAGTCCGTGGGTTACCCTTAGCCTGGGTATCAGCAGTTGTATCCCCTCCTCAGATATCTCCCCTGCAGCCCTGATTCAAGCAGCAGATAAAGGGTTATATAAAGCTAAACAAAAGAACCGCAATAACTCTTGTGTCCGCTTGCTATCGACAGATGTGTTGTCTGGCGACTTTGGACCATACAGACTCAGCTCTTCATCTGTATCTATTTAATTCTTCAATCAGGGGTTGGGCATGTTTGAGATAGATCAGGGTATTGCTCACAGGCAATCTTACAGAAAAGATCCCGCCTCAGCACACTATATGGCTGCTCACAACAACATAGAGTTGGATGTTTCACCTACTTCGCAGAGCAGAATAGAACAGTTGCAGGTCAAAATGCCAGATGGGGTTGTACTGGAATTGGTACGGGGAGCCCATGGCTTGCAACGAGCTGAACCCGATACAATGCAGGAGACAGGAACTATCCAACTGGCCCTCCAACTGATGGGGGAAGCAGTCATCGTGACTGATGCCGCAGGGCGTGTGATATTTCTCAACTCAGATGCAGAAAAATTAACCGGTTGGAAGTTTGAAGATGCCCAATCTCAGCTAGCTTCAACGGTATTCCAGGTGGTTCAGGACATCAACGTTAATCTTGTAGAGCCTTTCACTGAATCATCCCTTGAGGAGCTCCATCATGGCGAACAAACAAATACTGAATATGTGCTCCTTCTCTCTAAGGATAATCGTCAATTAGTCATTGATTATTCAGTCACCCTACTGCGTGGAAGTGATGGAGCAGTCGAGGGTACATTGCTGGTATTTCGAAATATTAATGGAACAAGCAGTTCAGCCCGATCGAGGACTTGGCAGACCAACTATGACCCCCTGACCCAATTGATGAATCGCTGTTTTTTCGAGCAATATCTGGAGCGAGTGGTTTGTAACTCCAGAATCTTGGATCAACAACACGTTCTTTGCTATATCGATGTCGATCGGTTCAAAATTATCAATGAGGTCGGCGGACACATTGCAGGAGATGAATTTCTCTGCCAGATCAGTCAATTATTTCGGCAACGGGTTCGCAAAACAGATATCCTGGCTCGACTGGGAAGCGATGAATTTGCCTTAATTCTGCACCAGTGTGAATTAGAACAGGCTCTGAAAGTAGTCCAATCGTTATGTGAAGAAGTTCAAAAACTCCGATTCTTCTGGAAGAACAACACATTTAACTTGACTATCAGCGTAGGCCTCGTTCTCCTCAATAATCACTATGACAGTTTATCGAGTGCCTTAAGTGCTGCAGATGCAGCCTGTCAAACGGCTAAGAGCCATGGTCGCAACCGCATTCATGTCTACCAGCCAGAGACAGATGGATTACATCGGCGGACTGAAATGCATTGGGCTATGCGGTTATTTAACGCCTTGGAGACGGATCAATTCCGGCTCTAAGTAGGTCGGAGGAATAAAGTATAAGATAGATTTGGCCCTCTACTGGTTGTCTCTAGTGCCTGCCCCCTTACGAATCAAACTGAGTGACGAGGAAGACCGCACCCTGGCTGAACTGAGATTAGCCASGACCGTGCCGCAACGAACCCGAGACCGTGCCCATATGCTGCGGCTGAATGCGCAAGGATGGACCGCCCCGGCAATCGCCGAGGTCTTTGAGTGCCATGAACATACGGTGCGAGCCACGATACGACGGTGGCAGCGCCTAGGCTTAGGAGGCTTATGGGAAGCCSCTGGACGAGGGGTGGCAGCGAGATGGCAGGAAGCGGACTTGCGCTACATCGAGCAATGTCTAGAAACAGAGGCTCGCACCTACAACAGTGTACAACTGGCRCAAAAGTTGAAGGAAGACCGACAAGTTGAGTTAAGTGCTGACCAATTAAGCCGAGTATTGAAAAAAAGGGCTTCCGCTGGAAACGGACTCGGCAAAGCCACCAGGGCAAGCAAGACCCAGAGCAACGTCAATTGAAGCAAGCAGACCTGGACACGTTGAAGTTAGCAGACCTCGAAGGTCACATTGAACTGAAATATTTAGACGAATCCGGGTGTTGCTTGTGGAGTCCCGTCAGCTATAGCTACAGTCGCATTGGGGAGCAAAAGCGGCTCGAACAAACTCAACGTCGCAATGGACGGATCAGCATTTTAGGGTTGTGGCAACCCAATTGTCACTTCGAGTATGCTTTGGCTCAAGGGGGATTCAAGAGTGCYAGTTATGTCCAAGTCATGGACTGGATTGCCGAGAAGGCATCTGTTACCCTGGCTCAAACGGGGCGATTAACGGTAGTTGTTCAAGATAATGGCTCTGCCCATACCAGTCGTCTGGCTCAGCAACAATGGCTCAAGTGGCAAGCCCAAGGATTGTTCCTCTTCTGGTTGCCACCCTACTGTTCTGAGATGAATCGGATCGAGGAGCAGTGGCATCAACTCAAAACCCATGAAATTGCTGGGCGGATGTTTGAGCATGAAGTTGATTTAGCCGATGCGATCATCGAGGGAATGCAAGCTCGTAGTAGTAGGGGCAATTACTCCCTGGAACGTTTTATATTTAATTCCTCCTGACTACTTATTGAGGAGCAATTTTCAATGAGTACACTGTATGACAAGCTTGGTGGTGCAGCGGCTGTTGATTTGGCTGTAGAAAAGTTTTATGAGAAGGTCTTGGCGGATGAGCGAGTGCAGCATTTCTTCGCTCACACGGATATGCAACAACAGAAAAAGCATCAGAAAGCCTTTATGACCTATGCCTTTGGTGGTGCTAAGCATTGGGATGGTCGGCCTATGAGAGATGCTCATAAAGAATTAGTGACTGAGATGGGCTTAACCGATAGCCACTTCGATGCGATTGCCGAGGATTTAGTTGCTACCCTAGTTGAGTTGGAAGTTCCCCAAGCCTTAATTGATGAGGTAGTGCAGATTGTAGGTTCTGTCGCTCATCGGAGTGATGTCTTAAATCGCTAAAACAACGTAGCAGCAGTGAACTTGCTAATGTAGTCAGTCAAGGTTGGTAGAAAGCTGATGTCTAACAATTGCAGTGCAGCAGATTGAAGGAAGTCGCTGGTGCTGAGTTCAAGGCGATCGGCAACCACTGACCGCAACCGTTAGACGGCAGGAGTCTCTTGGAATTAGAGCTATGAATACAGACTCTCAAACAGAGAACGTTGCCGCCTTGATTGATTTACACCGTGGACTTGATCATAAAGGACCAGGTGACTTTGACTTCTCGCGCAATATTTTGAGCAATCTTTCTACCTTGCCTCTCAAGCCACGCATTGCTGATCTCGGATGTGGAAGCGGTGCAAGTGCATTGCTGCTTGCACAACACTACCAAAGCACTGTCATGGCAGTAGATGCCTCATCTGTTTTTATTGAGGAACTCAAAGCTCGCGCAAAACAGGTCGGTCTTGAGCATCTCATCATTCCGGTTCATGGTGATATGGCTAAACTCGATTGGTCAGTGCGTTCGCTTGACCTGCTTTGGTCAGAGGGAGCGAGTGCATCCCAGTTTTGTAAGACTCATTTTGAGAATTGACCATTCAGGTAAGCACAGCGCTGCTTGAGTACTTGTGGTACGTTGTTCTTTTCCCACTGTGCTCCCGATATCTTGATGCGCTGCCCGATTTGTTTGACCGTCGATTCAATCGCACCAGAACCAATGGAGATGCCTTCGGCTTGATAATAGCCGTAGTTGACAATCCGCTGTCGATGCTTACTGAGGTAGCCAATGAAAGTCGCAACCCGCTCGTGTTTCCAATCGTCAAACTGGGCGATTGCCCCCTCGATATCGCCCTGCCACAAACAAGCTTCTACCGCCCCTAAGCGTTGCTGCGACCCTCCAACCTTGCCCAAATTCTCAACCAGGTGATACCAATCCAAGATCTCCCGTCTTTGGGTCGAGGGGCCAATTTGGGTATAAATATTCCAGATGCCATCATGCCCATCTCCCAGGCAGGTGAGCGGGTCAGACAGCGCCTGATTATTGACCCAGTGGGTCAATTGCTCGTTGTCCTGGAAAAAAGCAGCAACGCAACACTCATGCAGATTCACCCCCTTGTAATCTCGCCATTCGCTCGGTTGTCCTTGAGGGGTGCGCAATCGCACTTTGCCACCGTCTACACTCATCTCCTCAACCGTTCCTTCCACTTGCGGTAATTCAAAGGTTTGACGATGCACTAATCGTTGTTGAGTGCTGTGAGCAACCTTCACCCCAGTCAGTACTTCGATGTCTTCCGCTGCTCGTTCGTACGACTCATTGGCACTCACCAATAAACAACACTGCTCCAGGTAAGGACTCCAGCGCGTGTAGGCTTTCACCTCCAGAATTTGTGCCTGCTTCTCACTCAAGCGCAGTCGTCCGATGATACTATCGAGCCTGCGCTTTCGTCCACTCGTGGTGCCGCTGCTTGTTGCAATAAAAAATCCCCGATCTCTGGACCGACGTGTTCCAGCAGATGCCCTCTCACTGCTGCCTCAATCCCTGCCAATGTTTTCACTTGCTCCGGGTCGGTTTCCTCGTATAGCAAGGCGGCAAGGGCACGGGCGTGGGCTTGGATTTGGGCTTTTTTCTCAGGGTCCATAAACGTGGTTGACCAAAGCAGGAATGCTCAAAGTTTAGCGCGCTCTTTCAAACACAGCTCTAAGCACTTATACTCATCGCAAAAGTGGGATGCACTCGACCGACTCTGCCACGATGGTGCCACTCCGGTCAGGGTTGAACTGATAGAGCAGCACACGATCGCAGTTGAGGAGTAATCGGACATCCTGCACTGTCGTCTTAAAAAGGTCTGGCAGGTCAATCACATCCTGAATCTGGCTGGCCAGGGTACTGACCAGATGTTCACGATGCCGTTGCGATCGCAGCCGGGTCAGGAGATTGGGTAAGTTGATCGAAGCTCGAATCCGATTGGCGAGGTTCCCAATCAACCGCTCTGGAGAGTCCGAAGGATGATTTGCGGTCGGCCCATGCTGCATCTGAAACTCCAGATCCGCATTGCGCTCTAGCAGCCCTTGCTTTTCCGCCTCCAGATAAGCAACCCGATGCCTCAAGGTCCGTATCAGTTGCACCATTTCGGCTGCTGGGATGCCGTCAATTGGCTCAGGGCTGAGAGGC from Leptolyngbya sp. 'hensonii' carries:
- a CDS encoding class I SAM-dependent methyltransferase, translating into MNTDSQTENVAALIDLHRGLDHKGPGDFDFSRNILSNLSTLPLKPRIADLGCGSGASALLLAQHYQSTVMAVDASSVFIEELKARAKQVGLEHLIIPVHGDMAKLDWSVRSLDLLWSEGASASQFCKTHFEN
- a CDS encoding diguanylate cyclase, with the translated sequence FEVCRRLKANPKLRNIPIIFITASSDTETKVQGLSLGAVDYITKPFQQEEVLARVRVHLRLRFLTEKVKEQAIALKIANQELQRLAHLDGLTQLANRRRFDEYFELEWRRSMRSDAPLALILCDIDYFKQYNDLYGHQAGDTCLKQVAATVQEMVKRSADLVARYGGEEFAVILPNTDSAGAFHIAETIRLGVQHLAIPHARSSVSPWVTLSLGISSCIPSSDISPAALIQAADKGLYKAKQKNRNNSCVRLLSTDVLSGDFGPYRLSSSSVSI
- a CDS encoding diguanylate cyclase, whose amino-acid sequence is MAAHNNIELDVSPTSQSRIEQLQVKMPDGVVLELVRGAHGLQRAEPDTMQETGTIQLALQLMGEAVIVTDAAGRVIFLNSDAEKLTGWKFEDAQSQLASTVFQVVQDINVNLVEPFTESSLEELHHGEQTNTEYVLLLSKDNRQLVIDYSVTLLRGSDGAVEGTLLVFRNINGTSSSARSRTWQTNYDPLTQLMNRCFFEQYLERVVCNSRILDQQHVLCYIDVDRFKIINEVGGHIAGDEFLCQISQLFRQRVRKTDILARLGSDEFALILHQCELEQALKVVQSLCEEVQKLRFFWKNNTFNLTISVGLVLLNNHYDSLSSALSAADAACQTAKSHGRNRIHVYQPETDGLHRRTEMHWAMRLFNALETDQFRL
- a CDS encoding group 1 truncated hemoglobin; protein product: MSTLYDKLGGAAAVDLAVEKFYEKVLADERVQHFFAHTDMQQQKKHQKAFMTYAFGGAKHWDGRPMRDAHKELVTEMGLTDSHFDAIAEDLVATLVELEVPQALIDEVVQIVGSVAHRSDVLNR
- a CDS encoding ISKra4 family transposase (programmed frameshift), which codes for MDPEKKAQIQAHARALAALLYEETDPEQVKTLAGIEAAVRGHLLEHVGPEIGGFFIATSSGTTSGRKRRLDSIIGRLRLSEKQAQILEVKAYTRWSPYLEQCCLLVSANESYERAAEDIEVLTGVKVAHSTQQRLVHRQTFELPQVEGTVEEMSVDGGKVRLRTPQGQPSEWRDYKGVNLHECCVAAFFQDNEQLTHWVNNQALSDPLTCLGDGHDGIWNIYTQIGPSTQRREILDWYHLVENLGKVGGSQQRLGAVEACLWQGDIEGAIAQFDDWKHERVATFIGYLSKHRQRIVNYGYYQAEGISIGSGAIESTVKQIGQRIKISGAQWEKNNVPQVLKQRCAYLNGQFSK